A DNA window from Parabacteroides johnsonii DSM 18315 contains the following coding sequences:
- a CDS encoding GH92 family glycosyl hydrolase translates to MMINRYYVKGKQLIAANLPKEPVEYVNPYMGNISHLLVPTYPTVHLPNSMLRVYPERGDFTGDRLGGLPLIVTSHRGSSAFNLSPYQGDEAGLKPVIQYSYDREKIVPYRYQVYLDDANIEVDYAPSHQSAVYNLTFEKEEPAYLVFNSRNGELKCDGNTVSGFQYVDKKTKVYLYAETDKAPEKSGVLAGGTVKYGESFVEGKDAALALAFSGQKEIGVRYGISFISTEQARKNLEREIDSYNVNVIAEIGRNEWNNALGKIQVSGGSENDKTVFYTSLYRCYERPVNLSEDGKYYSAFDGKIHEDGGHSFYTDDWIWDTYRATHPLRILIDKERETDIINSYLLMAQQMGTNWMPTFPEVTGDSRRMNSNHAVATVIDAWRKGVRGFDLEKAYEAARKGIEEKTLIPWSAAPSGWLDEFYKEHGYIPALKPGEKETVANVSPWEKRQPVAVTLGTAYDEWCLSQIAAELGKKEDAEYFLARSYNYRNLFHPETRFFHPKDKDGKFIEGVDYRYSGGLGARDYYDENNGYIYRWDVQHNIGDLVSLIGGNEVFTAALDSMFDTPLGMSKWQFYSFLPDHTGNVGMFSMANEPSLHIPYLYNYAGQPWKTQKRIRVLLDQWFRNDLMGVPGDEDGGGMSAFVVFSMMGFYPVTPGSPTYNIGSPVFSDVKIDLGNGNVFEIVADGASHDNKYVQSVTLNGEELSGPWFDHSRITAGGVLSLKMGPKANKEWGIGNPPPSVGPMQK, encoded by the coding sequence ATGATGATCAACAGGTATTATGTCAAAGGCAAGCAGTTGATAGCTGCTAATTTACCGAAAGAACCGGTAGAATATGTTAATCCCTATATGGGGAACATCAGCCATCTGTTGGTGCCGACCTATCCGACCGTCCATCTGCCGAATAGTATGTTGCGTGTTTATCCTGAACGTGGAGATTTCACGGGCGACCGGTTAGGAGGATTACCTCTCATCGTGACAAGCCATCGGGGTAGTTCTGCTTTCAACCTGAGTCCTTACCAGGGCGATGAAGCAGGCCTGAAACCAGTCATTCAGTATAGTTACGATCGGGAAAAGATTGTCCCGTACCGATATCAGGTATATTTGGACGATGCGAATATCGAGGTCGATTACGCTCCCTCTCACCAAAGTGCGGTTTATAACCTTACATTCGAGAAAGAAGAACCGGCTTATCTGGTGTTCAATAGCCGGAATGGAGAGTTGAAATGTGATGGAAATACGGTAAGTGGTTTTCAATATGTAGATAAGAAAACGAAGGTCTATTTATATGCTGAAACAGACAAGGCACCGGAGAAATCTGGTGTCTTGGCCGGTGGAACCGTGAAGTATGGTGAATCGTTCGTAGAAGGGAAGGATGCCGCTCTGGCATTGGCTTTTTCCGGTCAGAAAGAGATCGGAGTTCGTTATGGTATCTCTTTTATCAGTACGGAGCAAGCTCGGAAAAATCTGGAGCGTGAAATCGACTCATATAATGTAAATGTAATTGCTGAGATCGGACGAAACGAATGGAACAATGCTTTGGGCAAGATACAGGTAAGCGGAGGAAGTGAAAACGACAAGACCGTTTTCTATACTTCCCTGTATCGTTGTTATGAACGTCCGGTGAATCTGAGCGAAGACGGTAAATACTATAGTGCTTTCGACGGCAAGATACATGAAGACGGTGGTCATTCGTTCTATACCGATGACTGGATTTGGGATACTTATCGTGCCACCCATCCGCTTCGTATCCTAATCGATAAAGAACGTGAAACAGATATTATCAATTCATATCTTTTGATGGCCCAGCAGATGGGAACGAACTGGATGCCTACATTCCCTGAAGTGACTGGTGATTCCCGCCGTATGAATTCCAACCATGCCGTTGCCACCGTTATCGATGCATGGCGAAAAGGGGTTCGCGGTTTCGATCTTGAAAAAGCGTATGAAGCAGCCCGTAAAGGTATAGAGGAGAAAACTTTGATTCCCTGGTCGGCGGCTCCTTCCGGATGGCTGGATGAATTTTATAAGGAGCATGGTTATATCCCGGCTTTGAAACCGGGTGAAAAAGAAACGGTGGCCAACGTTTCCCCGTGGGAAAAACGTCAGCCGGTGGCCGTTACTTTAGGAACGGCTTATGATGAATGGTGTCTTTCTCAGATCGCAGCCGAACTGGGTAAAAAAGAGGATGCGGAATATTTCCTTGCCCGATCTTATAACTACCGGAACCTCTTTCATCCGGAAACTCGTTTCTTCCATCCGAAGGATAAGGACGGTAAATTTATAGAAGGTGTGGATTACCGGTATTCCGGTGGTTTGGGTGCTCGTGATTATTATGATGAAAACAACGGCTATATTTATCGTTGGGATGTACAACACAACATCGGCGACCTGGTTTCGCTTATCGGGGGAAATGAAGTCTTTACGGCTGCCCTCGATTCGATGTTCGACACTCCTTTAGGAATGTCCAAATGGCAATTCTATTCATTCCTGCCGGATCACACCGGTAATGTCGGTATGTTCTCGATGGCAAATGAACCGAGCCTGCATATCCCGTATCTGTATAATTATGCCGGGCAACCTTGGAAGACGCAGAAACGCATCCGTGTTCTGCTTGACCAATGGTTCCGTAACGACTTGATGGGAGTTCCGGGTGATGAAGACGGTGGTGGCATGTCTGCTTTTGTGGTGTTTAGTATGATGGGATTTTATCCGGTGACACCGGGATCTCCGACTTATAATATCGGTAGTCCGGTCTTTTCGGATGTGAAGATCGATCTCGGTAATGGTAACGTGTTCGAGATTGTGGCAGATGGGGCTTCCCATGATAATAAATACGTGCAATCGGTTACGTTGAACGGCGAAGAGTTGAGCGGACCCTGGTTCGATCATAGCCGGATCACAGCAGGCGGTGTCCTATCTCTGAAAATGGGGCCGAAAGCAAATAAGGAATGGGGGATTGGAAATCCACCACCATCGGTTGGCCCGATGCAGAAGTAA
- a CDS encoding GAF domain-containing sensor histidine kinase — protein MDKYAHYSREDLISEIERLKKEQVENDSISNSNKMMVNMIVLRRTISDVLSLLLSTNDEVVIDKALLHILHFFDVERVYIGIFDEQSSIVDFTHEVTSEGIISMREDLLRQLSKDDIPWWIDQIKAGKDIIIYDTAKMPPVAAAEQHLLELQDVLSLLALPVSSEGKVYGFIGLDSVKKYSNWNALDIENLRVLADIVSIAIEREHAQHIMEHSANLMLKSEAKFRIIFEKLSLGVELYDIDGTLLDLNDADLEIFGTTRESAIGVNMFQNPNIPEWVNHKLKNGEDVTFTLDYSFHSIKDTQYYATVINDGEKHLQVTGITLKDWQNKIFGYLYIVLDDTENYRKAEEKRERDNELIRVKEADKLKSAFLANMSHEIRTPLNAIVGFSDIVAETPDEDEKKEYLEIIHKNNDLLLHLIDDILDFSKIESGTLDYHITETNIKEICGEVFLASSLKMKPGVKLVFDKELPSIRLQTDPQRVMQVISNFVNNAIKFTEKGSITISYKQERNYLRVSVQDTGIGISEDDRKRIFERFIKINEFKQGTGLGLTISRTIIESLNGTIGVDSVKGSGSTFWFTLPLE, from the coding sequence ATGGACAAATATGCACACTATTCAAGGGAAGACCTTATATCTGAAATTGAACGGCTAAAGAAGGAACAGGTTGAGAATGATTCCATCTCCAATTCAAACAAGATGATGGTCAATATGATTGTCTTACGCAGAACAATATCGGATGTCCTTTCCCTTTTACTTAGCACTAACGACGAAGTCGTCATAGACAAAGCGTTGTTGCATATCCTACATTTCTTCGATGTAGAACGTGTGTATATCGGCATCTTCGACGAGCAAAGTTCCATCGTCGATTTTACCCATGAAGTGACCTCCGAAGGTATTATCTCGATGCGGGAAGATCTGTTAAGACAGTTATCGAAAGACGATATCCCCTGGTGGATAGACCAGATCAAAGCAGGGAAAGACATTATCATCTATGATACGGCAAAAATGCCTCCGGTTGCGGCAGCCGAGCAACATCTGCTGGAACTTCAAGACGTCCTCTCACTCCTGGCCCTCCCAGTTTCGAGCGAAGGAAAAGTGTACGGGTTTATCGGTTTGGACTCCGTCAAGAAGTATTCAAACTGGAATGCCCTTGATATCGAAAATCTACGGGTATTGGCCGATATCGTATCCATAGCGATCGAACGGGAACATGCCCAGCACATCATGGAACATTCTGCAAATCTGATGCTTAAAAGCGAAGCTAAATTCCGCATTATTTTCGAAAAGCTTTCTTTGGGAGTCGAACTATATGATATTGACGGAACTTTACTCGATCTGAATGATGCCGATTTGGAAATATTCGGTACGACACGTGAAAGTGCAATCGGCGTCAATATGTTTCAAAATCCGAATATCCCGGAATGGGTTAATCATAAACTAAAAAACGGAGAAGACGTCACTTTCACATTAGACTATAGTTTCCATTCCATCAAAGACACCCAATATTATGCAACTGTCATCAATGATGGAGAAAAACACCTGCAAGTAACGGGTATTACATTAAAAGATTGGCAAAATAAAATATTCGGGTACCTGTATATTGTTTTAGACGATACGGAGAATTATCGGAAAGCTGAAGAGAAACGGGAAAGGGACAATGAACTGATCCGCGTAAAAGAAGCAGACAAACTAAAATCCGCTTTCTTGGCAAACATGAGCCATGAAATCCGTACACCTTTAAATGCAATCGTCGGCTTTTCTGATATAGTAGCCGAAACTCCGGACGAAGACGAGAAAAAGGAATACTTGGAAATCATCCATAAAAATAATGATTTATTACTCCATCTGATAGATGATATTCTGGACTTCTCAAAGATAGAATCCGGCACGCTTGATTATCACATTACCGAAACGAATATCAAAGAGATTTGCGGAGAAGTATTCCTGGCAAGCTCTCTCAAGATGAAACCGGGTGTAAAGTTAGTATTCGACAAGGAGTTACCTTCCATCCGACTGCAAACAGATCCTCAACGAGTCATGCAAGTCATATCGAACTTCGTAAATAATGCAATCAAATTCACGGAGAAAGGAAGTATTACGATCTCCTATAAACAAGAAAGGAATTACTTGCGCGTAAGCGTACAGGACACCGGAATCGGTATTTCTGAAGATGACCGTAAACGCATATTCGAACGCTTCATCAAAATAAACGAGTTTAAACAAGGGACCGGTCTGGGACTGACAATCAGCAGGACCATCATCGAGAGCTTGAACGGGACAATCGGAGTCGACTCTGTAAAAGGTTCCGGTTCTACTTTCTGGTTCACACTACCACTCGAATAA
- a CDS encoding UpxY family transcription antiterminator has translation MKNSRIFVYVMEKKELKRNADKTSWYVLYTAPRAEKQVRDRIDALGIECWLPLHRTPRVWSDRVKIVELPLFNSYLFVRCTDPELRNLIRVYGVARIVYYNGKPAVVRQKEIDAIQEFLDQASEHALCPGEEVEILCGAMKHVSGKVKKIKKNHLVLYLEQLGATVCVKLDDVARVDRLK, from the coding sequence ATGAAAAATAGTCGTATATTTGTGTACGTTATGGAGAAAAAAGAACTTAAGAGAAACGCCGATAAGACAAGTTGGTATGTATTATATACCGCTCCCAGGGCGGAAAAACAGGTGAGGGACCGGATTGATGCACTTGGAATCGAGTGCTGGCTTCCGCTTCATCGTACACCCAGGGTTTGGTCTGACCGTGTCAAGATCGTGGAGTTGCCATTATTTAACTCTTATCTGTTCGTGCGGTGTACCGATCCGGAGTTAAGAAATCTGATCCGAGTGTATGGCGTGGCCCGTATCGTCTATTATAATGGAAAACCGGCTGTTGTTCGCCAAAAAGAGATCGACGCCATCCAAGAATTTCTCGACCAAGCATCCGAACATGCTTTATGCCCCGGCGAAGAGGTTGAAATCCTTTGCGGGGCTATGAAACATGTTTCCGGAAAAGTGAAGAAAATCAAAAAGAACCATCTGGTTCTTTACCTTGAACAATTGGGGGCTACTGTCTGTGTTAAACTGGACGATGTCGCCAGAGTGGACCGGCTGAAATAG
- a CDS encoding cobyric acid synthase, with translation MNVRLKPIMFVGTCSDAGKSVINAAFCRIFKQDGYHPAPFKAQNMSLNSYSTPEGGEMGRAQVVQAEACGIAPHTDMNPVLLKPTNDKSSQVVLNGRPVGNMSARDYFGMQNRKEELFEEAVEAFHRLESRYSPIVLEGAGSISELNLRDRDITNMRMAERAGAATFLVADIDRGGVFGSVYGTIALLKPEERALMKGIIINKFRGDASLFDDGRKIIEDLTGVPVVGVIPWFRDIKIEEEDSVALDMKRNTYRDGKINVAIILLKRMSNFTDFDVLDMDPRFNAYYTNNIDEIEKADIILLPGSKNTLSDLQSLRASGIAETIIRAHKNGKKVIGICGGYQMMGARLEDPEAIEGNLRAVPGLGLLPQCTIIEPEKITRQSTFAFRPGLCKDGSCKGYEIHMGRTALLGDVPESPVAILDDGRTDGYYLDNTCWGSYMHGILDNPEVLENLAEGFDKETADIPFDYSAFKEEQYDKLATLVREHIDMEYVYRQLTPISAGPLWRHRPV, from the coding sequence ATGAACGTACGCCTAAAACCGATCATGTTTGTCGGCACTTGTTCGGATGCCGGCAAAAGCGTTATCAATGCGGCTTTCTGCCGTATATTCAAACAAGACGGATATCATCCGGCACCGTTCAAAGCGCAAAACATGTCGCTCAACTCCTACTCTACTCCCGAAGGTGGAGAAATGGGACGTGCACAGGTGGTACAGGCCGAAGCTTGCGGGATCGCTCCACACACGGATATGAACCCGGTGTTACTGAAACCGACAAATGATAAAAGTTCCCAAGTCGTCTTGAACGGCCGGCCGGTCGGAAACATGTCGGCACGGGATTATTTCGGTATGCAAAACCGGAAAGAGGAATTATTCGAAGAAGCGGTCGAAGCTTTCCACCGCTTGGAAAGCCGCTATAGCCCGATCGTCCTGGAAGGAGCCGGCAGCATTTCCGAACTGAACCTGCGCGACCGGGACATCACCAATATGCGGATGGCTGAGCGGGCCGGAGCGGCTACCTTTTTGGTTGCCGACATAGACCGGGGTGGTGTTTTCGGGTCTGTCTACGGAACAATTGCCCTTCTGAAACCGGAAGAACGAGCTTTGATGAAAGGGATCATTATCAATAAATTCAGGGGAGATGCTTCTCTTTTTGACGACGGCAGGAAGATTATCGAGGACTTGACCGGCGTACCGGTAGTAGGTGTGATCCCCTGGTTTCGCGATATCAAGATCGAAGAAGAAGATTCGGTAGCTCTTGATATGAAACGCAATACTTACCGGGACGGAAAGATCAACGTAGCGATTATCCTGTTAAAACGGATGTCTAATTTCACCGACTTCGACGTGTTGGACATGGACCCCCGTTTCAATGCTTATTATACGAACAACATCGACGAGATAGAAAAGGCGGATATCATCCTGCTCCCCGGCTCCAAAAATACCCTTTCAGATCTTCAAAGCCTGCGGGCGAGCGGTATAGCCGAAACGATTATCCGTGCCCACAAAAACGGGAAAAAGGTCATCGGCATCTGTGGAGGGTATCAGATGATGGGAGCACGCCTCGAAGATCCGGAAGCGATCGAGGGAAACCTGCGTGCCGTTCCCGGACTGGGTCTGCTACCGCAATGCACGATCATCGAACCGGAAAAAATAACTCGTCAAAGTACTTTCGCCTTTCGACCTGGGCTATGCAAGGACGGTTCCTGTAAGGGCTACGAGATACACATGGGGCGGACAGCTCTGCTTGGCGACGTTCCCGAAAGTCCGGTAGCCATCCTCGACGACGGACGGACAGACGGTTATTATCTGGATAACACATGCTGGGGTAGCTACATGCACGGAATACTGGATAACCCGGAAGTCCTGGAAAATCTGGCCGAAGGATTTGATAAAGAAACAGCAGATATCCCCTTCGACTATTCCGCATTCAAAGAAGAACAATACGATAAATTGGCAACTTTAGTCAGGGAACATATCGATATGGAATATGTCTATCGACAATTGACCCCTATTTCAGCCGGTCCACTCTGGCGACATCGTCCAGTTTAA
- a CDS encoding GNAT family N-acetyltransferase, translating into MFSIEKATLADCPLIRTLASHIWEPTYGSILSREQLDYMFEMMYSHESLQKQMNELHHQFFIIYADGVPSGYLSIETVEKDVYEFQKIYSLPSLHGSGIGRFIIEQGIAYLKTIHPGPFTIELNVNRHNPAVGFYKHMGFHEYATRDFHIGSGYYMNDYIMRMEVKE; encoded by the coding sequence ATGTTTTCCATCGAAAAAGCAACCCTCGCAGACTGTCCCCTGATCCGGACTTTGGCATCCCATATCTGGGAACCGACCTATGGTTCCATCCTCTCCCGCGAACAGCTCGACTATATGTTCGAGATGATGTACAGCCATGAGAGCCTTCAAAAACAGATGAACGAACTTCATCACCAGTTCTTCATCATCTATGCCGACGGTGTCCCCTCCGGCTATCTGTCCATCGAAACCGTAGAAAAGGATGTATATGAATTCCAAAAAATATATTCTTTGCCTTCCCTGCATGGTTCGGGAATCGGGCGTTTTATCATCGAACAGGGAATAGCTTACCTGAAAACGATCCACCCGGGCCCTTTCACGATAGAGTTGAACGTAAACCGCCACAACCCGGCCGTAGGTTTCTACAAGCATATGGGGTTCCATGAATATGCAACCCGTGATTTCCACATCGGGAGTGGCTATTACATGAACGATTACATCATGAGAATGGAGGTAAAGGAATGA
- a CDS encoding DUF2764 domain-containing protein, translated as MGKYYCLIAGLPNIALDDSKLTYSISEFRQELDGILTKADKKLIDLFFLKFDNKNLIAHVKQPDRDPDPRGYITYDEFNALYKALKEEEKPPKNDRIPPYFKDFFKLYLENEGKENKQEIPWEDRLATLYYAYAMKNPNKFVSDWFSLNLNINNMLTAITCRKHGLDKAGYIVGDNEVAQALRTSNARDFGLGDTVDYLPDLGRIAEETDLMAREKKVDLLKWEWLEEHTFFKPFDIESIFAYLLKLEMIERWVTLDKVTGEKTFREIVGAMKKGSRITLNEFKAKLKK; from the coding sequence ATGGGTAAGTATTATTGCTTAATCGCAGGACTCCCCAATATCGCGCTTGATGATAGCAAGCTGACCTATTCCATCAGTGAATTCAGACAGGAATTGGACGGCATACTGACGAAAGCCGATAAGAAGCTGATCGATCTGTTCTTTCTCAAATTCGACAATAAGAACCTGATTGCTCATGTCAAACAACCGGATCGTGATCCGGACCCCCGGGGATATATAACGTATGATGAATTCAATGCTCTGTACAAAGCGTTGAAAGAAGAAGAAAAGCCACCCAAGAATGACCGGATACCTCCTTATTTCAAGGATTTTTTCAAACTTTATCTTGAAAACGAAGGTAAAGAGAACAAACAGGAAATTCCGTGGGAAGACCGCTTGGCCACGCTCTATTATGCATATGCCATGAAAAATCCGAATAAATTCGTTAGCGATTGGTTCTCCCTGAACTTAAATATCAACAATATGCTGACCGCTATCACTTGTCGTAAACATGGTCTCGATAAAGCCGGGTATATCGTCGGGGATAATGAGGTAGCTCAGGCGCTTCGTACATCCAACGCCCGTGATTTCGGGTTGGGAGATACGGTGGATTATTTGCCCGATCTCGGGCGTATTGCTGAAGAAACGGATTTGATGGCTCGTGAGAAGAAAGTGGATCTTTTGAAGTGGGAATGGCTCGAAGAGCATACATTCTTTAAGCCTTTCGACATAGAGAGTATATTCGCTTATCTGCTAAAACTGGAAATGATCGAACGCTGGGTGACATTGGATAAGGTGACCGGTGAAAAGACTTTCCGTGAGATCGTCGGGGCGATGAAGAAAGGCAGCAGGATCACTTTGAATGAATTCAAAGCGAAATTAAAAAAGTAA
- a CDS encoding V-type ATP synthase subunit A — MATKGIVKGIVSNLVTVEVDGPVSQNEICYISVGGVKLMAEVIKVIGKNAFVQVFESTRGMRVGDEAEFEGHMLEVTLGPGMLSRNYDGLQNDLDKMEGVFLRRGEYTFPLDNDKLWDFKPLAKVGDKVAGGDWLGEVDENFQPHKIMVPFTFKGEYTIKSLKEAGQYTINEVIAVLTDEAGKEVEVTMIQRWPVKRAITCYKEKPRPYKLLETGVRTIDTVNPIVEGGTGFIPGPFGTGKTVLQHAISKQAEADIVIIAACGERANEVVEIFTEFPELVDPHTGRKLMERTIIIANTSNMPVAAREASVYTAMTIAEYYRSMGLKVLLMADSTSRWAQALREMSNRLEELPGPDAFPMDLSAIVANFYARAGYVHLNNGETGSVTFIGTVSPAGGNLKEPVTENTKKVARCFYALEQERADRKRYPAVNPIDSYSKYLEYPEFQEYIAGHISPTWIDKVNEIKTRMLRGKEISEQINILGDDGVPVEYHVIFWKSELIDFVILQQDAFDAIDAVTPLARQEFMLDKVVKICHTEFKFDTFLEVMEYFKKMINIFKQMNYSEYESEQFKKFNEQLDALIDGQSGK; from the coding sequence ATGGCTACGAAAGGAATTGTAAAAGGGATCGTTTCCAACCTTGTTACCGTAGAGGTGGATGGACCGGTTTCCCAAAATGAAATCTGTTACATTTCCGTAGGAGGCGTGAAGCTGATGGCGGAAGTTATTAAGGTAATAGGTAAGAATGCTTTTGTACAGGTATTTGAGAGCACTCGCGGTATGCGGGTGGGTGACGAAGCCGAGTTTGAAGGACACATGTTGGAGGTAACGTTGGGACCGGGTATGTTGTCACGCAACTACGATGGTTTGCAGAACGACCTTGACAAGATGGAAGGCGTTTTCCTCAGACGTGGAGAATATACTTTCCCGTTGGACAATGATAAATTGTGGGATTTCAAGCCTCTTGCCAAAGTGGGTGACAAGGTGGCCGGCGGTGACTGGCTGGGTGAAGTGGACGAAAACTTCCAGCCTCACAAAATCATGGTCCCCTTTACCTTCAAGGGAGAATATACGATCAAGAGCCTGAAAGAAGCAGGACAATATACCATCAATGAGGTGATAGCCGTCTTGACGGACGAAGCCGGTAAAGAAGTGGAGGTGACGATGATACAACGCTGGCCGGTAAAACGTGCCATCACCTGTTATAAAGAGAAACCACGCCCTTATAAGTTGCTCGAAACGGGTGTCCGTACAATTGATACGGTGAATCCGATCGTAGAAGGGGGTACAGGATTTATTCCCGGACCGTTCGGAACAGGAAAGACCGTGCTTCAGCACGCTATCTCTAAGCAGGCGGAGGCCGATATCGTGATCATTGCCGCCTGTGGTGAACGTGCAAACGAGGTGGTGGAAATCTTTACCGAGTTTCCGGAGTTGGTCGACCCGCATACGGGCCGTAAATTAATGGAGCGTACCATCATTATCGCCAATACGTCTAACATGCCTGTAGCTGCCCGTGAAGCATCCGTATATACGGCCATGACAATTGCCGAGTACTATAGGAGCATGGGGTTGAAGGTGCTTTTGATGGCCGACTCTACTTCCCGTTGGGCACAGGCCTTGCGTGAAATGTCCAACCGTCTGGAGGAACTTCCCGGACCGGATGCGTTCCCGATGGACTTGTCCGCAATCGTGGCTAATTTCTATGCACGTGCCGGCTATGTACATTTGAATAATGGTGAAACGGGTTCTGTTACCTTCATCGGTACGGTATCGCCTGCCGGTGGTAACCTGAAAGAGCCTGTGACGGAAAATACGAAGAAGGTGGCCCGTTGTTTCTACGCATTGGAGCAGGAGCGTGCCGACCGTAAACGTTATCCGGCGGTGAACCCGATCGATAGTTACTCCAAATATCTGGAATATCCCGAATTTCAGGAATATATTGCGGGGCATATCTCTCCGACTTGGATCGACAAGGTGAACGAGATCAAGACCCGTATGTTGCGCGGTAAGGAAATTTCCGAACAGATCAATATCCTCGGTGACGACGGTGTACCAGTGGAATATCACGTGATTTTCTGGAAATCGGAATTGATCGACTTCGTGATCCTTCAACAGGATGCGTTCGATGCGATCGATGCGGTAACTCCTCTCGCACGTCAGGAGTTCATGTTGGACAAGGTGGTAAAAATTTGCCATACCGAGTTCAAATTCGACACTTTCCTCGAAGTAATGGAATATTTTAAGAAGATGATCAACATCTTCAAGCAAATGAACTATTCCGAATATGAGAGCGAACAGTTCAAGAAGTTTAATGAGCAACTTGATGCGTTGATCGATGGACAATCGGGCAAATGA
- a CDS encoding V-type ATP synthase subunit B produces the protein MKAFQKIYTKITQITKATCSLKATGVGYDELASVDGKLAQVVKIIGDEVTLQVFSGTEGIRTNAEVVFMGKAPSLKVGDQLAGRFFNAYGDPIDGGPVPEGKDVEIGGPSVNPVRRQQPSELIATGIAGIDLNNTLVTGQKIPFFADPDQPFNQVMAMVALRAQSDKIILGGMGMTNDDYLFFKNTFSNAGALDRIVSFINTTEDPSVERILIPDMALCAAEYFAVQKNEKVLVLLTDMTNYADALAIVSNRMDQIPSKDSMPGSLYSDLAKIYEKAVQFPAGGSITIIAVTTLSGGDITHAVPDNTGYITEGQLYLRKDSDVGKVIVDPFRSLSRLKQLVTGKKTREDHPQVMNAAVRLYADAANAKTKMENGFDLTDYDNRTLAFAKDYSEKLLAIDVNLDTTEMLDVAWNLFGEYFEPAEVNIKQALVDKYWKK, from the coding sequence ATGAAGGCTTTTCAAAAGATATATACAAAGATTACCCAGATCACAAAGGCGACCTGTTCGCTGAAAGCAACGGGAGTAGGGTATGACGAGCTGGCCTCTGTCGATGGCAAGCTGGCTCAGGTGGTAAAGATCATCGGCGACGAAGTGACTTTGCAGGTCTTTTCCGGTACGGAAGGTATCCGTACGAATGCCGAAGTCGTATTCATGGGAAAGGCTCCTTCCCTGAAAGTGGGCGACCAATTGGCCGGCCGTTTCTTCAATGCGTATGGTGATCCGATCGATGGCGGTCCCGTTCCCGAAGGTAAAGATGTCGAAATCGGTGGTCCGTCTGTGAACCCGGTTCGTCGTCAGCAACCTTCCGAGTTGATCGCTACGGGTATTGCCGGTATTGACTTGAACAATACGTTGGTAACCGGACAGAAGATTCCCTTTTTTGCCGACCCCGACCAGCCGTTCAATCAGGTAATGGCGATGGTTGCCTTGCGTGCTCAGTCCGACAAGATTATCCTGGGCGGTATGGGGATGACGAATGATGACTACCTGTTCTTCAAGAACACGTTTAGCAATGCCGGTGCGCTGGATCGTATTGTCAGCTTTATCAATACGACGGAAGACCCCTCTGTCGAACGTATCCTGATCCCCGATATGGCCTTATGTGCGGCCGAATATTTTGCTGTGCAGAAGAATGAAAAAGTATTGGTGTTGCTCACCGACATGACTAACTATGCGGATGCTTTGGCAATCGTGTCCAACCGTATGGATCAGATTCCGTCGAAGGATTCTATGCCGGGTTCCCTGTATTCTGATTTGGCTAAGATTTACGAGAAAGCCGTCCAGTTCCCTGCCGGAGGTTCGATCACGATTATTGCCGTGACGACTTTGTCCGGTGGCGACATCACGCATGCCGTGCCTGACAATACGGGGTATATCACCGAAGGGCAGTTGTACTTGCGTAAGGATAGCGATGTCGGTAAAGTAATCGTCGACCCGTTCCGAAGCCTGTCCCGTCTGAAACAGCTGGTGACCGGAAAGAAGACACGCGAAGACCATCCGCAGGTGATGAATGCCGCCGTCCGTCTGTATGCCGATGCCGCCAATGCGAAGACAAAGATGGAGAACGGTTTCGACTTGACGGACTACGACAACCGTACGCTGGCTTTTGCAAAGGATTATTCCGAAAAGCTATTGGCTATCGACGTCAATCTCGATACGACCGAAATGCTCGATGTGGCATGGAACTTGTTCGGCGAGTATTTCGAACCTGCCGAGGTGAATATCAAGCAGGCGTTGGTGGATAAATATTGGAAGAAATAA